A genomic window from Glycine max cultivar Williams 82 chromosome 17, Glycine_max_v4.0, whole genome shotgun sequence includes:
- the LOC100780027 gene encoding cytochrome P450 734A1: MEDIFSSLKLLSFSFMLLLFLLKLTILLWWRPRKIEAHFSKQGIRGPPYRFFIGNVKELVGMMLKASSQPMPFSHNILPRVLSFYHHWKKIYGATFLVWFGPTVRLTVSEPELIREIFTSKSEFYEKNEAPPLVKQLEGDGLLSLKGEKWAHHRKIISPTFHMENLKLLIPVMATSVVEMLEKWSAMGVKGEVEIEVSEWFQTLTEDVITRTAFGSSYEDGKAIFRLQAQQMDLAADAFQKVFIPGYRFFPTRRNIKSWKLEKEIKKSLVKLIWRRRECGGVEEKGPKDLLGLMIQASNMNSSSNVTVDDIVEECKSFFFAGKQTTSNLLTWTTILLAMHPHWQVRARDELLKLCGSRDLPTKDHVAKLRTLSMIVNESLRLYPPTIATIRRAKADVDLGGYKIPRGTELLIPILAVHHDQAIWGNDVNEFNPGRFSDGVARAGKHPLAFIPFGLGVRTCIGQNLAVLQTKLALAIILQRFSFRLAPSYQHAPTVLMLLYPQYGAPIIFQQFSQSSS, encoded by the exons ATGGAGGACATCTTCTCCTCCCTCAAGcttctctctttctccttcATGCTCCTTCTCTTCCTCCTCAAGCTCACCATCCTCCTCTGGTGGCGACCCAGAAAAATTGAAGCCCATTTCTCCAAGCAAGGAATCAGAGGCCCCCCTTATCGTTTCTTCATTGGAAACGTTAAGGAACTTGTTGGCATGATGTTGAAGGCCTCTTCTCAACCCATGCCTTTCTCCCACAACATTCTCCCCAGAGTCCTTTCCTTCTACCATCACTGGAAGAAAATTTATG GTGCAACATTCCTAGTTTGGTTTGGACCCACTGTTCGTCTCACCGTCTCTGAGCCAGAACTCATCCGGGAAATCTTCACATCCAAGTCAGAATTTTACGAGAAAAACGAAGCTCCACCACTTGTGAAGCAGCTAGAAGGTGACGGACTCCTTAGCCTCAAAGGAGAAAAATGGGCTCACCACAGAAAAATTATCTCTCCCACTTTTCACATGGAAAATCTCAAA ttgCTGATACCGGTGATGGCAACAAGCGTGGTAGAGATGTTGGAAAAGTGGTCGGCAATGGGTGTGAAGGGAGAGGTAGAAATCGAAGTTTCGGAGTGGTTTCAAACCCTAACAGAAGATGTGATTACGAGGACAGCGTTTGGAAGTAGCTACGAAGATGGAAAAGCCATTTTCAGATTACAAGCCCAACAAATGGACTTAGCCGCCGATGCCTTCCAAAAAGTATTCATCCCAGGTTACag ATTCTTTCCCACGAGGAGGAATATAAAATCTTGGAAATTGGAGAAGGAGATTAAGAAATCGTTGGTGAAGCTGATCTGGAGACGGAGAGAGTGTGGTGGGGTGGAGGAAAAAGGGCCAAAGGATCTGTTGGGGCTAATGATTCAGGCCTCCAACATGAATTCTTCGTCCAATGTCACAGTGGATGACATCGTGGAAGAGTGCAAGAGCTTTTTCTTTGCAGGAAAACAGACCACATCCAACCTGCTGACGTGGACGACCATTCTCCTTGCTATGCACCCACACTGGCAGGTACGGGCACGTGACGAGCTTCTCAAGCTGTGCGGATCACGTGACCTTCCCACCAAAGACCATGTTGCAAAGCTAAGGACG CTGAGCATGATTGTGAACGAGTCACTACGACTGTACCCTCCGACGATCGCGACAATCAGAAGGGCCAAAGCGGACGTTGATTTGGGGGGATACAAGATACCACGTGGGACGGAGCTGCTGATTCCAATCCTGGCCGTTCATCACGATCAGGCAATATGGGGGAACGATGTGAACGAGTTCAATCCGGGGCGTTTCAGCGATGGTGTGGCCCGCGCGGGGAAGCATCCATTGGCGTTCATACCGTTTGGTCTCGGTGTGCGCACATGCATCGGACAAAACCTCGCAGTGCTACAAACAAAACTGGCCCTGGCAATCATACTGCAGCGTTTTAGTTTCAGGTTGGCCCCTAGTTATCAGCACGCACCAACGGTCCTGATGCTACTCTACCCTCAGTACGGTGCACCAATCATTTTCCAACAATTCTCACAATCCTCTTCTTAA